A section of the Candidatus Omnitrophota bacterium genome encodes:
- the accD gene encoding acetyl-CoA carboxylase, carboxyltransferase subunit beta — protein MAIFGKSKYTIVHVKRKKMPDGIWAKCEDCSSVLYNKQLQENLKVCNKCNYHFTLNSQERIHQLIDRGTFKELYSNISSVDPLQFKGPKTYKDKLKADQKATGLKEAVITGMGKTQNKKCAIAVTDSRFIMGSMGSVVGEKITRITEKATKEKLPLIIVSGSGGGARMYEGMFSLMQMAKTSAALSRHQEKHLLFISILTNPTMAGVMASFAALGDVIIAEPKALIGFTGPRVIEQTIGQKLPVDFQRSEFLLKHGLIDMIVERKNLKNVVSEIIEYLG, from the coding sequence ATGGCAATTTTCGGCAAATCTAAATATACAATAGTTCATGTTAAGAGGAAGAAGATGCCTGATGGCATCTGGGCAAAATGTGAGGACTGCTCTAGCGTCCTTTACAATAAGCAGCTGCAGGAGAATTTAAAGGTTTGCAATAAATGCAATTATCATTTTACTCTTAATAGCCAGGAGCGAATTCACCAACTTATTGATAGAGGGACATTCAAAGAGCTTTATAGTAACATTTCTTCTGTCGATCCACTACAGTTTAAAGGGCCTAAGACTTACAAGGATAAATTAAAGGCAGATCAAAAAGCAACAGGTTTAAAAGAGGCAGTAATAACAGGTATGGGAAAGACGCAAAATAAAAAATGTGCAATTGCCGTAACTGACTCACGTTTTATAATGGGTTCTATGGGTTCTGTTGTGGGGGAGAAGATTACGCGCATTACTGAAAAAGCAACAAAGGAGAAATTGCCGTTAATTATAGTTTCTGGTTCCGGAGGCGGGGCAAGGATGTATGAGGGCATGTTTTCACTAATGCAGATGGCAAAGACCTCTGCAGCGCTTTCTCGTCATCAAGAGAAGCACTTACTTTTTATATCCATTTTAACAAATCCGACCATGGCTGGGGTTATGGCTTCTTTTGCTGCTTTAGGAGATGTTATTATTGCTGAACCAAAGGCCTTAATTGGTTTTACCGGTCCTAGGGTTATTGAACAGACTATAGGCCAGAAATTACCTGTTGATTTTCAACGTAGTGAATTTTTGTTGAAGCATGGACTTATCGATATGATTGTAGAGCGAAAAAATTTGAAAAATGTTGTATCTGAAATAATTGAGTATTTAGGTTAA
- the ugpC gene encoding sn-glycerol-3-phosphate ABC transporter ATP-binding protein UgpC: MAQVSLKGIIKVYPGNVKAVKGISLDIKDKEFIVLVGPSGCGKSTTLRMIAGLEEVTSGDILISDRCVNNVPAKDRNIAMVFQNYALYPHMNVFENMSFGLRLRRYPREEIKERVNEAAQILNIAKYLGRYPRELSGGERQRVALGRAIVRKPDVFLFDEPLSNLDAKLRVQMRTEIHKLHIRLQTTMIYVTHDQIEAMTLGQKIAILQGGEIQQFGDPISIYDRPVNKFVAGFMGTPPMNFLNGSIRKNDGRLYFDEGQIKVKLVEEMNEKLKSYVGKEVIFGIRSEDIYDKLFVSEAPPENIVKATCEVVEPMGSEVHLYLRTPRNYFIAKVGAHDRPPLNEDMDLVFDMSKVHFFDKNTEAIII; the protein is encoded by the coding sequence ATGGCACAGGTAAGTTTAAAAGGGATTATTAAGGTTTATCCGGGTAATGTCAAGGCAGTAAAAGGCATCAGTCTAGATATTAAAGATAAAGAATTCATTGTATTAGTTGGGCCTTCCGGATGTGGCAAATCAACGACGTTAAGGATGATTGCCGGTCTTGAGGAGGTCACAAGCGGCGATATTCTTATTTCTGACAGGTGCGTTAATAACGTTCCGGCAAAAGATAGAAATATTGCTATGGTTTTTCAGAATTATGCCCTCTATCCGCATATGAACGTTTTTGAAAATATGTCGTTTGGTTTACGCCTGCGTCGTTATCCACGTGAAGAAATAAAAGAAAGAGTGAATGAAGCAGCCCAGATTCTCAATATCGCTAAGTACTTAGGGAGGTATCCGCGTGAACTTTCTGGTGGCGAAAGGCAAAGAGTCGCCTTAGGTAGAGCAATTGTACGTAAACCAGATGTATTTTTGTTTGATGAACCTTTAAGCAATCTGGATGCAAAACTGCGGGTTCAAATGCGCACCGAGATTCATAAACTGCATATAAGATTGCAGACGACTATGATTTATGTAACTCATGATCAGATTGAAGCAATGACTTTGGGTCAGAAAATTGCTATATTGCAAGGTGGTGAAATTCAGCAATTTGGTGATCCTATTTCTATATATGATAGGCCGGTAAATAAATTCGTGGCTGGATTTATGGGCACACCGCCAATGAATTTTTTAAATGGTTCGATTAGAAAGAACGACGGCCGCCTTTATTTTGATGAGGGCCAGATTAAGGTTAAGCTCGTTGAAGAGATGAATGAAAAACTAAAGTCCTATGTGGGTAAAGAAGTCATCTTTGGTATTAGAAGCGAAGATATATACGATAAGCTCTTTGTCTCAGAGGCGCCACCGGAAAATATCGTTAAGGCCACCTGTGAGGTAGTTGAGCCAATGGGCTCAGAGGTACACCTTTATCTAAGAACACCTCGTAATTACTTTATTGCCAAAGTTGGTGCACACGATAGGCCTCCTCTAAATGAAGACATGGATTTGGTTTTTGATATGAGCAAGGTACATTTCTTTGATAAGAATACTGAAGCGATCATTATTTAG
- a CDS encoding sensor domain-containing diguanylate cyclase → MVISILISKISTDRKERTCHLSCDSIVEEINTLQDSISNRKKLVTSFTTRLKRYSQLKDYTNRLTTVVSLDETANIVLEETMRIIPEFSSCILYLVNPETYELNCFLSKSKEHLAIKSKKGDIFDHWVLKKMQPLIVEDVNKDFRFDVEKIDKEELRNVHSLVAAPLITYNKLIGVLRVDSRNITEFNQEDLRLLSTLSDLAAAAIDNAFLYKRTLDFAIRDGLTSLYLKGYFMERLEEELHRASSKKIPLSLLMLDIDRFKDFNDKFGHIAGDIILKIVSKMLVDIAGSVGNIVCRFGGEEFVMLLVGAEKKEAIRVAEDLRRKIKSKRITLRRQKIGISVSLGVVSCPKDGYELQDLMRKVDALLYEAKKTGRDKVCFLEK, encoded by the coding sequence TTGGTTATTAGCATTTTAATTTCCAAAATAAGCACTGACAGAAAAGAACGTACTTGCCATCTAAGCTGCGATAGCATTGTTGAAGAGATTAATACACTACAAGATAGCATAAGCAATCGAAAGAAGTTGGTAACCTCTTTTACAACAAGATTGAAGCGGTATTCTCAGTTAAAGGACTACACCAATAGATTAACTACAGTAGTGTCTTTAGATGAGACTGCAAATATTGTCCTTGAAGAAACAATGCGGATTATTCCAGAGTTTTCATCCTGTATTCTTTATTTAGTAAATCCAGAGACATATGAGTTAAATTGTTTTTTAAGTAAATCTAAAGAGCACCTCGCAATTAAATCTAAAAAAGGAGACATATTTGATCACTGGGTCTTAAAGAAGATGCAGCCGCTTATAGTCGAAGACGTGAATAAGGATTTTCGCTTTGATGTCGAAAAAATAGATAAAGAAGAGTTACGCAATGTTCATTCCCTAGTTGCCGCTCCTTTAATTACATATAATAAACTGATCGGTGTTCTAAGGGTTGACTCTCGCAATATTACTGAGTTTAACCAGGAAGATTTAAGGCTTTTGTCAACACTATCCGATTTAGCTGCTGCTGCTATTGACAATGCTTTTTTGTATAAGCGCACTCTAGATTTTGCCATCCGCGATGGACTTACCTCTTTGTATCTAAAGGGATATTTTATGGAACGCCTGGAGGAAGAATTACATCGAGCAAGTAGTAAAAAGATCCCGCTTTCATTGCTGATGCTTGACATTGATAGATTTAAGGATTTTAATGACAAATTTGGACATATTGCCGGCGACATTATTTTAAAGATAGTAAGTAAGATGCTAGTCGATATTGCAGGCAGCGTAGGCAACATTGTCTGTAGATTCGGAGGGGAAGAGTTTGTTATGCTCTTGGTCGGCGCTGAAAAGAAGGAGGCAATTCGGGTAGCGGAAGATTTAAGACGTAAAATTAAGTCCAAAAGGATAACCTTAAGAAGGCAGAAGATAGGGATTTCAGTATCCTTGGGTGTTGTAAGCTGTCCAAAGGACGGTTATGAATTACAGGATTTGATGAGAAAGGTCGATGCATTATTATATGAGGCCAAAAAGACAGGACGCGATAAGGTATGTTTTCTAGAGAAGTAA
- a CDS encoding GGDEF domain-containing protein, protein MFSREVIYIILSYSLSAILLYIGLQSMRERNLKNLSRHKFYKEKHADYKRQLKTLSQDLEKLNAQVTGITLLYETTRDVSQTLEEDEALTLLKIKLKQFIDFDDCFLVKAKKEEKPDESIYYHLPLLVEGKITSYLAIKNLNIKDLSIEHLHIVAGQFALVLKRIGLYRRLQELAITDGLTQTLSRRYLMERFMEEYRRCLKFSLKLSFLMLDVDNFKKCNDKFGHLVGDIVLVNIADEIKKNIRQVDFVGRFGGEEFAIILPETDKEGAKFSAERIRSAIEAITIKAYDEAIRVTVSLGVATFPEDGRVAEELIDRSDWSLYRAKQTGRNRVCVYGIFK, encoded by the coding sequence ATGTTTTCTAGAGAAGTAATCTATATAATTCTTAGTTATAGTCTATCGGCAATTCTACTATATATTGGCCTGCAGTCTATGCGAGAAAGGAATCTGAAGAATCTATCAAGGCATAAATTCTATAAAGAAAAGCATGCCGATTACAAGCGGCAGCTTAAGACCTTAAGCCAAGATTTAGAAAAGTTAAATGCCCAGGTTACAGGTATAACCCTCCTTTATGAAACTACCAGAGATGTATCTCAGACTCTAGAAGAGGATGAGGCCCTTACGCTTTTAAAGATTAAACTTAAACAATTCATAGATTTTGATGATTGTTTTTTAGTAAAAGCTAAGAAGGAAGAAAAGCCAGATGAATCAATATATTATCATTTGCCTCTTTTAGTCGAAGGCAAGATTACCTCATATTTGGCTATAAAGAATTTGAACATAAAAGATTTATCAATTGAACATTTGCACATTGTCGCTGGTCAGTTCGCCCTCGTTCTTAAAAGGATAGGATTATACCGTAGGTTACAAGAGCTTGCTATAACGGACGGCCTGACGCAGACATTGAGTAGAAGATATCTAATGGAAAGATTTATGGAAGAGTATAGACGTTGTTTGAAATTCTCACTTAAGCTTTCGTTCTTGATGTTAGACGTAGACAATTTTAAGAAATGTAATGACAAATTCGGTCATCTCGTAGGTGATATAGTCTTGGTTAACATTGCTGATGAGATTAAGAAGAATATCCGCCAGGTTGATTTTGTGGGAAGATTTGGCGGTGAGGAATTTGCAATAATCCTGCCAGAGACAGATAAGGAAGGCGCTAAATTTAGCGCTGAACGAATTCGCTCTGCTATAGAAGCTATAACAATTAAGGCCTATGATGAGGCAATTAGAGTTACCGTAAGTCTGGGTGTGGCTACGTTTCCTGAAGATGGTAGAGTGGCTGAGGAACTTATTGATCGTTCAGATTGGTCGTTGTATCGTGCAAAGCAGACAGGCCGGAATCGCGTCTGTGTTTATGGCATTTTTAAGTGA
- a CDS encoding ROK family protein, which produces MASTKYIITIDLGGTNVKLALLRRRSKQIIRLCKFSTKNFPTKRLLFNKLVEAIKDIIANSRLKYSDILGIGIGVPGPVDKQRGLVYYFPNIPGWKNVALKKMLEARLKFPVFVDNDVNLMALAELKFGAAKNARNCICLTLGTGVGGALITNSSVFRGSASVAGEIGHIPISLKGPVCNCGGRGCLERFIGNKIILAQARRIFGKSISLEQLSKLARGGNRKALLIWKDMAQKLGIALSGLINVFNPELIVIGGGLANAGDILFSKVRQTVKERAMRPHSEVVKIVRASLGVNAGSIGASVLVETELAGS; this is translated from the coding sequence ATGGCTTCTACAAAATATATCATAACTATTGATCTGGGTGGCACTAATGTAAAATTGGCGCTTTTGCGAAGACGATCGAAACAGATTATCCGCCTTTGCAAATTTTCAACCAAAAATTTCCCCACCAAGAGACTGCTATTCAATAAGCTAGTTGAGGCAATCAAGGATATTATCGCCAACTCTCGCCTTAAGTATTCTGATATTTTAGGCATAGGCATAGGCGTTCCTGGTCCTGTAGATAAACAAAGAGGCTTGGTTTATTATTTTCCTAATATTCCCGGCTGGAAGAATGTGGCTTTGAAGAAGATGTTAGAGGCCAGATTAAAATTCCCTGTTTTCGTAGATAATGATGTCAATCTAATGGCCTTAGCAGAACTTAAATTTGGCGCAGCTAAAAATGCGCGAAATTGTATATGTCTTACCTTGGGTACAGGTGTGGGTGGGGCCCTAATTACAAACAGTTCAGTTTTTCGTGGAAGTGCATCTGTTGCCGGAGAGATTGGCCATATTCCCATTAGTCTAAAAGGGCCTGTCTGTAATTGTGGCGGCAGAGGTTGCCTTGAGCGTTTTATCGGAAATAAGATAATCTTAGCCCAGGCAAGGCGGATATTTGGAAAGTCAATAAGCCTTGAGCAATTATCTAAGCTAGCAAGAGGCGGAAACAGGAAAGCGCTTCTTATCTGGAAGGATATGGCGCAAAAGTTGGGTATAGCTCTGAGCGGTTTAATAAATGTTTTCAACCCTGAGCTTATTGTTATCGGCGGTGGCTTGGCTAATGCAGGAGATATTCTTTTTAGCAAAGTGCGCCAGACGGTTAAAGAAAGGGCGATGCGGCCTCATAGCGAAGTAGTAAAGATTGTAAGGGCGAGCTTAGGAGTAAACGCTGGCTCTATTGGAGCGAGCGTTCTTGTAGAAACAGAATTAGCTGGAAGTTAG
- a CDS encoding UDP-glucose/GDP-mannose dehydrogenase family protein has product MNIAVIGSGYVGLVTGACFAHLGNQVICVDKDRAKIAKLKKGIIPIFEPGLKEMIQRNKKEGRLKFTTSIPDAVKKSECIFIAVSTPPKENGEADLTAIENVAIQIARAMRSYRLIVEKSTVPVKTGMWVEHTIRLNHRKNVKFDVASNPEFLREGQALSDFLHPDRIVIGVESKRALKILKGLYRPLHAPILVTDIKSAELIKHACNSFLAAKISFINAISRICELTGADIGKVAEGMGLDKRIGANFLEAGVGYGGFCFPKDLDAFISIATSCGYDFRLLKEVRAINKEQREFFIKKVESALWNIKSKTICILGLSFKPGTDDIRFTPALYIIRKLQAEGAKIKAYDPKAMFKFKKEVKGVSFCRNPYDAASKADCLVIITDWPEFKSLDIKRLKKLMKHPLIIDGRNIFDKGLLERSGFRYIGVGR; this is encoded by the coding sequence ATGAATATAGCAGTCATCGGTAGTGGTTATGTTGGGTTGGTAACAGGTGCCTGTTTCGCCCATTTGGGTAATCAGGTTATCTGTGTGGATAAGGATAGAGCTAAAATAGCAAAATTAAAAAAAGGCATTATACCTATCTTTGAGCCAGGATTAAAGGAAATGATTCAGCGTAATAAAAAAGAAGGCAGACTTAAGTTTACTACAAGTATTCCAGATGCAGTAAAAAAATCCGAGTGCATCTTTATTGCTGTGAGCACGCCGCCTAAAGAAAATGGCGAAGCTGATTTGACAGCGATTGAAAACGTTGCTATCCAAATCGCAAGGGCAATGCGTTCCTATAGACTTATCGTAGAGAAGTCGACCGTGCCTGTAAAAACCGGAATGTGGGTGGAGCACACTATTAGATTAAATCATCGTAAGAACGTAAAATTTGACGTTGCTTCAAACCCTGAATTCTTGAGAGAAGGCCAGGCCTTATCTGATTTTCTGCATCCGGATAGGATTGTTATCGGCGTTGAATCAAAGCGTGCACTCAAAATCCTGAAAGGTTTGTACAGGCCACTACACGCACCAATTTTAGTTACAGATATAAAGTCAGCAGAATTGATTAAACATGCTTGTAATTCTTTTTTGGCGGCAAAGATATCTTTTATTAATGCAATATCTCGAATCTGTGAACTTACCGGGGCGGATATAGGAAAGGTTGCCGAAGGCATGGGGCTCGATAAAAGAATCGGTGCCAATTTCCTAGAGGCAGGTGTGGGTTATGGGGGATTTTGTTTCCCTAAGGATTTAGATGCGTTCATAAGCATAGCGACAAGTTGCGGCTATGATTTCCGGCTTTTAAAAGAGGTCAGGGCCATTAATAAAGAACAGAGAGAATTTTTCATCAAAAAGGTAGAATCTGCATTGTGGAATATTAAGAGCAAAACTATCTGCATCTTAGGTCTTTCTTTTAAGCCCGGTACAGACGATATAAGGTTTACGCCGGCGCTCTATATTATTCGCAAACTTCAGGCCGAAGGTGCAAAGATAAAGGCCTATGATCCAAAGGCAATGTTTAAGTTCAAAAAAGAAGTTAAAGGAGTAAGCTTCTGTCGTAATCCATATGATGCAGCCTCCAAGGCAGATTGTCTGGTTATCATCACTGACTGGCCAGAATTCAAAAGTTTGGATATCAAGCGATTGAAAAAACTCATGAAACATCCTCTGATTATTGATGGAAGGAATATTTTCGATAAAGGTCTATTAGAAAGATCCGGTTTTCGTTATATTGGGGTTGGGCGTTGA
- a CDS encoding nucleotide sugar dehydrogenase produces MKSDLIKKITSKRFKLAVIGLGYVGLPLAVEFAKRGYSVLGIDVDNKKITQLCSKKSYIQDVSSRDIIEIVNRGRFKATTDFTQLKNQDGVIICVPTPLSKTREPDISFIIDATEKIANFLHRKQIIVLESTTFPGTTEEIVLPILEKKGFKVGRDFYLGFSPERVDPANKLFSTTNIPKVIGGVTTVCTKMIKQLYSQVIGVVVPVSSAKVAEMVKLLENTFRAVNIALINEICLMASRLNVDVWEVIRAAGTKPFGFMTFKPGPGLGGHCLPIDPLYLSWKARLHGFESRFIQLADEINSSMPAYVVDRITQGLNVYSKSLKDSKILIIGVSYKPGVSDIRESPAIEIIRQLREKKAKVSFHDPMVKSIRIDNTSLRSMSLNKSSIKNKDCVVIVTPHRSIDYGLIRKNAQLIFDTRNVFNGKKGERIITL; encoded by the coding sequence ATGAAATCAGATTTAATAAAGAAGATAACTAGTAAGCGATTCAAGCTTGCTGTTATTGGTCTAGGTTATGTGGGTTTGCCTCTGGCAGTAGAATTTGCTAAACGCGGTTACTCAGTCCTAGGCATTGATGTGGACAATAAGAAAATTACTCAACTTTGTTCAAAAAAATCTTATATTCAGGATGTGTCTTCAAGAGACATAATTGAAATTGTTAATAGGGGTAGATTTAAGGCCACGACAGATTTTACACAGTTAAAAAATCAGGATGGAGTAATTATTTGCGTGCCGACACCTTTAAGCAAAACTAGAGAACCGGACATTTCTTTCATTATCGATGCCACAGAAAAAATAGCTAATTTCCTGCATCGTAAGCAGATAATTGTTTTAGAAAGCACAACCTTCCCTGGTACTACTGAAGAAATAGTTCTACCTATTTTAGAAAAGAAAGGATTTAAAGTCGGCAGGGATTTCTATCTTGGTTTTTCTCCTGAGAGGGTAGATCCGGCGAATAAGTTATTTTCCACCACAAATATACCCAAGGTTATTGGTGGCGTCACTACCGTCTGTACAAAAATGATCAAGCAGTTGTATTCACAGGTTATTGGTGTTGTTGTTCCGGTTTCAAGTGCAAAGGTTGCGGAGATGGTAAAATTACTTGAGAATACATTTCGGGCAGTGAATATTGCCTTAATTAATGAAATATGTCTAATGGCAAGTCGCCTTAATGTTGATGTCTGGGAGGTTATCCGGGCAGCTGGCACTAAGCCGTTTGGTTTTATGACTTTCAAGCCTGGACCGGGCCTGGGTGGACACTGTCTTCCAATAGATCCTTTATACTTATCTTGGAAAGCAAGGTTGCATGGTTTTGAGTCTCGCTTCATACAGTTGGCAGATGAAATAAACTCTTCAATGCCAGCTTATGTTGTGGATAGGATTACTCAAGGGCTAAACGTATATTCAAAATCACTTAAAGACTCAAAGATTTTAATTATAGGTGTTTCTTATAAACCAGGTGTTTCTGATATACGTGAGTCGCCGGCAATTGAGATAATCAGACAGCTTAGGGAGAAAAAGGCCAAGGTTTCTTTCCATGATCCTATGGTCAAAAGTATAAGAATCGATAATACATCACTACGTTCTATGAGTCTTAATAAGTCTTCCATTAAAAATAAGGATTGCGTAGTTATAGTTACGCCACATAGATCCATTGATTATGGACTGATTAGAAAAAACGCCCAACTAATTTTTGATACACGAAATGTATTTAATGGCAAAAAAGGAGAGAGGATAATAACATTATGA
- a CDS encoding SDR family NAD(P)-dependent oxidoreductase, producing the protein MKKVLVTGGAGFIGSHIVDRLVFENYEVVVIDDFSSGRIENLKSSINKIKLIKGDIRNDKLIKRLLKRTDYVLHQAALRSVPKSVKYPLRYNEVNVTATLNLLKRSAEAGVKRFVFASSSSVYGESSKPKQKETDLPLLISPYAATKLAGEYYCRVFSKIYSLQTVSLRYFNVFGPRQSLESQYAVVVPKFIACLLKAERPPIHGTGKQSRDFTYIDNVVEANILAMKRKGVSGCVFNIACGKTQSVNTLFSQIKTILNSKVNPIFTELRAGDVARTCADISQAQRLLRFKVGVEFNDGLKRAIKWFQEKK; encoded by the coding sequence ATGAAAAAGGTCTTAGTTACAGGTGGTGCAGGATTTATTGGTTCACATATTGTTGATAGGCTTGTCTTTGAGAATTATGAGGTTGTTGTTATTGACGATTTTTCTTCCGGCCGAATTGAAAATCTCAAGTCCTCGATTAATAAGATCAAGCTCATAAAAGGAGATATCAGAAACGATAAACTTATTAAAAGACTCTTGAAGCGAACGGATTATGTGTTGCATCAGGCAGCCTTACGTTCTGTGCCAAAGTCAGTTAAATATCCACTTCGTTATAATGAGGTTAATGTGACAGCAACACTTAATCTTCTTAAGCGCTCAGCTGAGGCAGGCGTTAAGCGTTTTGTCTTTGCCTCCTCAAGTTCTGTCTACGGAGAATCCTCCAAGCCCAAACAGAAAGAGACTGATCTGCCTTTATTGATTTCTCCTTATGCGGCCACAAAATTAGCGGGTGAATATTATTGTCGCGTTTTTTCTAAGATCTATTCTTTACAGACAGTAAGTTTGCGCTATTTTAATGTATTTGGACCGAGGCAGTCATTGGAATCACAATATGCAGTAGTTGTGCCTAAATTTATTGCCTGTCTCCTAAAGGCTGAGAGACCGCCAATCCATGGCACAGGAAAACAGTCTCGAGATTTCACATACATTGATAATGTTGTTGAGGCTAATATCCTGGCGATGAAAAGAAAAGGTGTTTCAGGCTGCGTTTTTAATATAGCCTGCGGAAAGACCCAAAGCGTAAATACACTCTTTTCGCAAATTAAGACGATTTTAAATTCAAAGGTAAATCCTATATTTACTGAACTCCGTGCGGGTGATGTTGCCCGCACCTGCGCAGACATAAGTCAGGCTCAGAGGTTATTGCGCTTTAAGGTAGGAGTCGAGTTTAATGATGGATTAAAGAGGGCAATTAAATGGTTTCAAGAAAAAAAGTAG
- a CDS encoding SDR family oxidoreductase, whose amino-acid sequence MVSRKKVAVVTGGAGFLGSHLCTRLIEKGIKVICIDNLITGKLDNIRHLRRSKLFRFLKHDVSKYIKVRENVDYVLHLASPASPDDYLKFPIQTLKVGSLGTHNALGLARLKKARFLLASTSEIYGDPLEHPQKETYWGNVNSVGPRGVYDESKRFAESITLAYKRQHKMDVRIVRIFNTFGPRMRQDDGRAMPNFITQALVNKPITVYGKGTQTRSFCYVDDLIDGLIKLLFSNYSLPVNIGNQHEITILQLAHIIIKLSNSKSRIVFKALPKDDPKLRCPDISLAKRKLGWKPRVKLEQGIKRTLEDFCKRQ is encoded by the coding sequence ATGGTTTCAAGAAAAAAAGTAGCAGTAGTTACAGGTGGGGCTGGATTCTTGGGTTCGCATTTATGTACGCGATTAATTGAAAAAGGCATTAAGGTTATCTGTATTGATAATCTTATAACAGGTAAGCTAGATAATATTAGGCATCTGAGGCGATCTAAATTATTTAGATTCCTCAAGCATGACGTATCAAAATATATAAAAGTCAGAGAAAATGTTGATTATGTTTTGCATCTTGCCTCTCCCGCAAGTCCGGATGATTATCTGAAATTTCCCATTCAGACCCTTAAGGTTGGCTCTTTAGGAACGCACAATGCATTAGGATTAGCAAGGCTTAAAAAGGCAAGGTTTTTATTGGCATCAACCTCTGAAATTTATGGTGATCCCCTAGAGCATCCTCAGAAGGAAACCTATTGGGGAAATGTAAATAGCGTAGGTCCGCGCGGCGTCTATGATGAAAGCAAGCGATTTGCAGAAAGTATAACCTTGGCCTATAAAAGACAGCATAAGATGGATGTGCGTATTGTACGAATCTTTAATACCTTTGGGCCTAGGATGCGACAGGATGATGGTCGGGCAATGCCAAATTTTATTACGCAGGCCTTAGTCAATAAACCCATAACCGTCTACGGAAAAGGTACGCAGACACGTTCCTTCTGCTACGTTGATGATTTGATTGATGGTTTAATAAAATTGTTATTTTCAAATTATAGTTTACCAGTTAATATCGGCAATCAGCATGAGATAACGATATTGCAATTGGCGCATATAATTATTAAATTAAGCAACTCAAAGAGCAGAATCGTTTTTAAGGCCTTACCTAAAGATGATCCTAAACTGCGCTGTCCGGATATCAGCCTGGCAAAGCGAAAGCTAGGTTGGAAGCCGCGTGTAAAGCTAGAGCAGGGTATTAAAAGAACTCTAGAGGATTTTTGCAAACGCCAGTAA